The Candidatus Eisenbacteria bacterium genomic sequence TTGCGGTTCGAGAGGAGCGACTGCGCCTGGCCGAGAAGGTTGTCGAACTCCGCCTGGCGCGGATCGATCGGAGGAATGACCTCGCCCCCGCCGCCCCCGCCGTCGCCGTGCTCGGCGCGTTCGAGCTCGACGAGGGTGAGCTGGCCGCTCTGCGCGTCCTGGTTCACGATGCCGGTCACGCGATAGCGCGCCTCGGTCGGCGGAAGTCCTTTGTCCGTGATGACCGTGATCCCGTCGCCCCAATCGTCGCGGAGCTCGTACGCCCACGTGTTCCCCGAGGGGTCGGGGCGCCACTTGTCTATCCGCCCATAGATCTCGACCTTCGTGTTCGCCCCGATCGTTCCCTGGCGAATCTGGACGATCACCCGCTCGATGTCCTGGGCGAGGGCTTCGCCCAATGCCCCGAGGAGCGTGCCCAGCACGAGCAACGCCGCAAGCCCGAGCACAGGAACGCCGCGCTTCCTCCCTGCGCTCCCACGACCGACATCGTTTCTCATCGCCTCTCCCTCCTCTCGTTTGTGTTTCTCGCGGCGGCGCGCTCGGAAACCCCGCCCGCCTCCCGGTGGAACCGCCTCACTCCGTGCATAAATCCCGCGGGCCTCGGCCGTCTCTCGGGCTTCGCCCTTCTCGCCGGCCTCGGCCTCGGAAAAAACCCCGCAAATCGTAAAATGGTAAAAGCGCAAAGCGTCATGGAACGTTCCTCGCGAGACGAAAACCGAGGTCGTAGCAGCGGTTGTCCGGCGTGCTGCCGTACCGATTCGCGGAGCGGCAGTTCCGGGCGACGTAGTTCCAGCTGCCACCCCGTTCCACGCGGTCGGAGCCGGAGCCGGGACCCGTCGGGTCCGTCACCGTACCGCCATACGATCCGTACCAGTCCCAACACCACTCCCACACGTTCCCGTGTATGTCGTACAGCCCCCACCCGTTCGGACTCTTCCCCCCCACATCGTGCGTCGTGCTCCCCGCGTTCCCGCAGTACCAACCCACCTGATTCAGGTTCGGATCGACAGGGTCACAATAGATATTCGTGATCCCCCCGTTGCAAAACGCCGTCTGGGTCCCCGCCCGGCACGCATACTCCCACTCCGCCTCCGTCAGCAAACGATACCCAGCCGCCGACTGGTTCCAACTCACCGTCGCAGATACGATGTGATTCCCCGAATAACTCGCCCCCGTAATCGTATAGGCAGGCGTGAGTCCCTCCGCCTGCGAACGCTTGTTGCAATACGACACCGCATCGTACCAAGTCACCCTCTCCACCGGACGACTCGAACCCCGAAAATCCGACTCGTTCCAACCCATCACCGACTCCCACTCCGACTGCGTCACCTCGTACTGCGAAACATAGAACGAGCGCGTCAGCGTCACCTGATGCTGCGTCTCGTCCGAATCCCGGCCCGGCTCCGAAGACGGACTCCCCATTGTGAACGTCGCAGGAGGAAATGCGTTGAGGAGAACGAATTCCTCGGGCACCCAACCGGGACACGGTTCCCCCGACGAGGAAATCGTCGCCCACGCGCCCGAAGAAGCCGCCGACTCCTCGCCGTCCCGGTCGGTCGCGCGGATGAGGTAGTCGTACTGATGTCCGCGTTTGACACGAACATCGACGAAGGAGGTCGTGCCTCCGCCGAGCGAGACCAGCTGGCGGAACGCCCCACCGGCGGTCGTGTCCCGGCGATACAACTGGTATCCCGCGACGTGCCCGCCGGGGACTCCGTTCCACGAGAGCGTGATTCGGCAATCCCCGGCCGAGGCGGTGAGGGCCAAATCGTGCACGCCCCCCGGGCCCTCCGGATCGAGCGGGTTGTCCCTCCCCTTCTTCTCGCAGGAGAGAAGGCCGACCGCGAAGACCGCGAGGAGCGCGGCGGCGAGGAAGAACCCGCTCCTTCGAACGAACCCCGCGGTTCTCTTGGCTTCACTCCGCGCGCGCATGACGCTCGCCTCCGAACGGGAACCGCATCCCCACGCGGAGCGTCCCGTCCGCATCCCGCTCGAACACACTGCTCAGCCCCTGTTCCCTCTTGAGATCGCTCAGGATCTCGTCCACGCTCGGGACCCCGCGAAGGATCTGGTAGAGTGTGAACGCGGCGAAGACACCCCCCGCGGCGTACCCCGCTTGGCTCAGCTTCTGCTTGCTCTCGTAGTCGGAGTACTCGGCGTCGATGTCGTCCGGACTCACCGCCTTCAAGTACGCGTCGTAGCTCTCGTCCGCCTGCGACTGCATCACAACCCCGGCCGCGATCCCGCCCGCGGCGCCGAGAACTCCGAGCGTGGTCCAGACCTTCTTCCCTCTCGACTTCGACGAGCGGATCGACTCGGCCCTCTCGCGAAGCTCCCGCTCGATGCGCGCCGCCGCGTGCTCCGGCGTCTCCCGCATCTCGATCGTGAGATCCGCGCGGCCGCGGTCGGCGACGAACACGGTCTCCGCGTCCGCCTCATATCCGTCGAGGAGAGCGCGCACCACGTACTTCCCCTCCGGGACGGTCCGCGAGACCGGAGAGGAGAAGGTCTCCGTCCCGATCCGCACGGAGGCCTCCGGCGGAACCGTCTTCACGTTCAGGAGCCCTTCCGCCCGCTCGAGACGGATGCTCCCGACCCGCGCGGGAGTCTCCCCTCGGGT encodes the following:
- a CDS encoding formylglycine-generating enzyme family protein, with the protein product MGSPSSEPGRDSDETQHQVTLTRSFYVSQYEVTQSEWESVMGWNESDFRGSSRPVERVTWYDAVSYCNKRSQAEGLTPAYTITGASYSGNHIVSATVSWNQSAAGYRLLTEAEWEYACRAGTQTAFCNGGITNIYCDPVDPNLNQVGWYCGNAGSTTHDVGGKSPNGWGLYDIHGNVWEWCWDWYGSYGGTVTDPTGPGSGSDRVERGGSWNYVARNCRSANRYGSTPDNRCYDLGFRLARNVP
- a CDS encoding PEGA domain-containing protein → TRGETPARVGSIRLERAEGLLNVKTVPPEASVRIGTETFSSPVSRTVPEGKYVVRALLDGYEADAETVFVADRGRADLTIEMRETPEHAAARIERELRERAESIRSSKSRGKKVWTTLGVLGAAGGIAAGVVMQSQADESYDAYLKAVSPDDIDAEYSDYESKQKLSQAGYAAGGVFAAFTLYQILRGVPSVDEILSDLKREQGLSSVFERDADGTLRVGMRFPFGGERHARAE